One window from the genome of Candidatus Chlorohelix allophototropha encodes:
- a CDS encoding Rqc2 family fibronectin-binding protein produces MTIDALALAAVCQEADTLLQGCRIQKIIPTGALSIVLEAYNPEYRRRVQFILSADAQNARFHMLSKKASQMPGEANPFMLVLRRYLRYGIVTAIDQMPFERIIILTIAKKFPASKRPSFAQKGGARLAIEEEIEVEDTELEQEEEFVATDEETEIYESKLVCEIMGRHSNIMLLSEDNLIIDAIKRVASGRNRYRTILPHQPYIAPPPQEKRLLHHESPAEFVHLLEGSKAQNPNTPLWQALVSSFSGVSPQLAREIAYRTAPENSERKLADTHNFEAVYSELKDLMRPLYQEDLARLKASLVRDKQAQIVAFAPYELRQFIPDGLEPEQVESLSLAAEEYYAQLESVSGQSQRKQQIADVVGEHQDKLKRRATSLEESLKRAESAELLRRKGEAIYSNLYEISEGATSLVADGLKITLDPRLSSSDNAQAYFREYDKARKALAGVPELVEETRLELDYLEEMLTQLELAETFEEVMYLKAEFDEAGYGSRPKDDEKSKKAAAKTRKKRKILQTPVFISSDGFTILVGKSAQHNEYVTFQLGDKQDIWLHARGMPGSHVIIKSGSRDVPERTMVEAAALAAYYSKGQNSTRVEVTYVPQKFVRKVKGAHPGLVTYTNDRSLNVKPMKLVAKKPAARS; encoded by the coding sequence TTGACCATAGATGCATTGGCATTAGCGGCGGTGTGCCAAGAAGCCGATACCCTGCTACAGGGTTGCCGAATCCAGAAAATTATTCCTACCGGAGCTTTGAGCATTGTACTGGAAGCTTATAACCCAGAATACAGGCGCAGAGTTCAATTCATTCTGAGCGCAGATGCTCAAAACGCCCGCTTTCACATGCTAAGCAAAAAAGCCAGCCAGATGCCCGGAGAGGCTAATCCTTTTATGCTGGTTTTACGCCGCTACTTGCGGTACGGCATTGTAACCGCTATAGACCAGATGCCGTTCGAGCGCATAATTATTCTTACTATTGCTAAAAAGTTTCCGGCAAGCAAGCGACCCTCTTTTGCTCAAAAAGGCGGCGCGCGTTTAGCGATAGAAGAAGAAATTGAGGTGGAAGATACTGAGCTTGAGCAGGAGGAGGAATTTGTAGCCACTGACGAGGAAACCGAGATTTATGAAAGTAAGCTGGTTTGTGAAATTATGGGGCGACACAGCAATATTATGCTGCTTAGCGAAGATAATTTGATTATTGATGCGATCAAGCGGGTTGCTTCCGGCAGAAATCGCTATCGAACAATTTTGCCGCATCAACCCTACATTGCGCCACCACCGCAGGAAAAACGCCTATTGCACCACGAATCGCCCGCCGAATTTGTACATCTATTAGAAGGCAGCAAAGCGCAAAATCCCAATACGCCGCTCTGGCAAGCATTGGTTAGTTCCTTTAGTGGGGTAAGCCCACAATTAGCAAGAGAAATCGCCTATCGCACCGCGCCGGAAAATAGCGAAAGAAAATTAGCAGACACGCATAATTTTGAAGCGGTTTACAGTGAACTTAAAGACCTGATGCGACCACTCTATCAGGAAGACTTGGCAAGGTTAAAAGCCTCACTGGTAAGAGATAAACAGGCTCAAATAGTAGCTTTTGCCCCTTACGAACTGCGGCAATTTATCCCGGATGGGCTTGAACCAGAACAAGTGGAATCATTAAGCCTTGCCGCAGAAGAATATTATGCCCAATTAGAATCCGTTAGCGGGCAATCTCAGCGCAAACAACAAATTGCAGACGTTGTAGGAGAACACCAAGATAAACTAAAACGGCGGGCTACCTCACTCGAAGAGTCACTGAAACGGGCGGAAAGCGCAGAATTGCTGCGGCGTAAAGGCGAAGCAATTTACTCAAATCTCTATGAAATAAGTGAAGGGGCAACTAGCCTCGTAGCAGATGGATTAAAGATAACGCTCGACCCACGTTTATCTTCCAGCGATAACGCACAAGCATATTTTCGCGAATACGACAAAGCCCGAAAAGCATTGGCGGGTGTGCCTGAACTGGTTGAAGAAACTCGGCTAGAGTTGGACTACCTTGAAGAAATGCTAACTCAACTTGAGCTTGCCGAAACCTTTGAAGAGGTAATGTACCTAAAAGCCGAGTTTGATGAAGCCGGGTATGGTTCAAGACCCAAAGACGATGAGAAAAGCAAGAAAGCTGCTGCAAAGACTCGCAAAAAACGAAAGATTTTACAGACTCCTGTTTTTATCAGTAGCGATGGTTTTACCATCTTAGTAGGTAAAAGCGCGCAGCACAATGAATATGTAACCTTTCAGCTTGGCGACAAGCAAGACATCTGGCTACATGCACGAGGTATGCCCGGTTCGCACGTTATAATAAAATCGGGTAGCCGTGATGTACCGGAACGTACTATGGTAGAAGCAGCCGCTTTAGCGGCATATTATTCAAAAGGACAAAATAGCACCAGAGTTGAGGTGACTTATGTGCCTCAAAAATTCGTTCGGAAAGTAAAAGGCGCGCATCCGGGATTGGTTACTTATACAAATGACCGGAGTTTAAATGTTAAGCCGATGAAACTTGTAGCAAAAAAGCCAGCAGCACGGAGTTAA
- a CDS encoding 4-coumarate--CoA ligase family protein encodes MIFKSTLPDVELPNVDFTTHVLHRATELGDKVAFVDSGNGNTYTYKQVSDNVRKMAVGLHERGLQKGDVLALFSPNSPEYFITFLAVASLGGINTTINPLYTVDELTFQLNDADAKFLITIPPLLEKAKEAASRAKIQEIFVYGEAEGHTSFSKLVEKDGQLPQIEWDYKEDLAVLPYSSGTTGLPKGVMLTQYNLVANINQMYAAHLYQENDNILCVLPMFHIYGMMVIGAMGLFNGATIVTVPRFELEHFLQTMQDTHITVAPLVPPIMLALAKHPLVDKYDLSGLKAILSAAAPLSRELQEACQNRLGCIVIQGYGLTETSPGMHISPIDKDKAKAGSVGINLPYVDIKVVDISNGEALGVKQEGEIWTKGPHVMKGYLNRPDSTAATIDNDGWLHTGDIGYVDEDGYLFIVDRLKELIKYKGLQVAPAELEAVILTHPAVADAAVIPSPDEEAGEVPKAFVVLKPGVQLSSGELESYVAVRVAPHKKIRRLEFIDQIPKSASGKILRRFLVDRERKALEL; translated from the coding sequence ATGATTTTTAAAAGCACTCTACCGGATGTTGAACTCCCCAATGTTGATTTCACCACGCATGTTTTGCACAGAGCTACCGAATTAGGCGATAAGGTAGCCTTTGTGGATAGTGGCAACGGTAACACTTATACCTATAAACAGGTTTCGGATAATGTCAGAAAAATGGCAGTAGGTTTGCACGAACGTGGCTTACAAAAAGGGGATGTGCTGGCATTATTTAGCCCCAATTCACCTGAATACTTTATCACTTTTCTGGCTGTAGCCTCACTTGGTGGTATTAATACCACAATTAACCCGCTTTATACTGTAGATGAACTGACCTTCCAATTGAACGATGCTGACGCGAAGTTTCTAATTACTATTCCCCCTTTATTGGAAAAGGCGAAGGAAGCGGCTTCCAGAGCTAAGATTCAAGAGATTTTTGTCTATGGGGAAGCTGAAGGTCATACCTCTTTCAGCAAATTAGTTGAAAAAGATGGACAGTTGCCACAAATCGAGTGGGATTATAAGGAAGATTTGGCGGTTTTGCCCTATTCCAGTGGTACTACCGGATTGCCAAAAGGGGTAATGCTGACCCAATATAATTTGGTAGCTAACATAAACCAGATGTATGCTGCTCACTTGTATCAGGAAAACGATAACATTTTGTGCGTTTTACCCATGTTCCATATTTACGGTATGATGGTTATCGGTGCAATGGGACTTTTCAACGGCGCAACCATTGTTACTGTACCGCGTTTTGAACTCGAACACTTCCTTCAGACAATGCAAGATACCCATATTACGGTAGCGCCGCTTGTACCACCGATTATGCTTGCCCTAGCCAAACATCCGCTTGTTGACAAATATGACCTATCCGGCTTGAAAGCAATACTTTCGGCGGCGGCTCCGCTTAGCCGAGAATTGCAAGAAGCTTGCCAGAATCGTTTGGGTTGTATAGTTATTCAAGGTTATGGTTTGACCGAAACCAGTCCCGGTATGCATATTAGCCCAATCGACAAAGATAAGGCAAAAGCAGGCTCGGTGGGTATCAATCTGCCTTATGTGGATATCAAGGTTGTAGATATATCTAACGGAGAAGCGCTTGGGGTGAAGCAGGAGGGCGAAATCTGGACTAAGGGCCCACATGTAATGAAGGGTTATTTAAACCGCCCTGACTCCACTGCTGCTACTATTGATAACGATGGTTGGCTACACACCGGAGATATTGGTTATGTGGATGAGGATGGCTATCTGTTCATTGTGGATAGGCTCAAAGAACTGATCAAGTATAAAGGGTTGCAAGTAGCGCCTGCCGAACTTGAAGCGGTGATACTAACTCATCCTGCGGTTGCCGATGCTGCGGTAATTCCTTCTCCCGATGAGGAAGCTGGTGAAGTTCCAAAAGCCTTTGTAGTGCTGAAACCGGGCGTGCAGTTAAGTTCAGGTGAATTGGAGAGTTATGTGGCAGTACGTGTTGCGCCCCACAAGAAAATTCGGCGGCTTGAGTTTATAGATCAGATTCCTAAATCTGCTTCTGGGAAAATACTGCGGCGATTTTTGGTTGACCGTGAGCGTAAAGCTCTAGAACTTTAG
- a CDS encoding class F sortase: MFGKNLKKWVFFFLIPVVIILLVVIVLLTGDNGVKVSSLPPHVEPTKAGGILPFLPITTVANTPTAVPPTATPVPTLAPEPTATELPPRPTIMPIVSIIPARLRIPVIGIDADVEHVGKTKDGAMDVPKSYWTVGWYKLGFKPGELGNSVIDGHVDNPKGPSIFWDLKKLQAGNKVYISDNQGKELTFEVIKLEKYSYDGAPLDKIFGSADDVYLNLITCSGTFDQSTHNYDQRLVVFTKLTTQS; this comes from the coding sequence TTGTTCGGCAAAAATTTGAAAAAGTGGGTATTTTTTTTCTTAATACCTGTTGTAATAATTTTACTTGTAGTAATAGTGCTATTAACCGGTGATAACGGTGTAAAAGTAAGTAGTTTGCCTCCACATGTTGAGCCTACTAAAGCGGGTGGGATTCTGCCCTTTTTGCCTATTACAACTGTTGCAAATACACCCACAGCAGTACCACCCACTGCCACTCCAGTGCCTACCCTAGCCCCAGAACCCACTGCTACAGAGCTTCCTCCACGGCCTACCATTATGCCAATTGTCAGTATTATTCCGGCGCGCTTGAGGATTCCCGTGATTGGAATAGATGCCGATGTGGAACATGTGGGAAAGACCAAAGATGGTGCGATGGATGTTCCCAAGAGCTATTGGACGGTGGGTTGGTACAAGCTTGGATTTAAACCCGGAGAGTTGGGTAATTCCGTGATTGATGGACATGTCGATAATCCGAAGGGTCCTTCTATTTTCTGGGATTTGAAAAAGCTTCAAGCGGGTAATAAAGTATATATTAGTGATAATCAGGGTAAAGAATTGACATTTGAAGTTATAAAACTGGAAAAATATTCTTATGATGGCGCTCCGCTTGATAAAATATTCGGTTCTGCCGACGATGTTTATTTAAATCTCATAACTTGTTCTGGTACTTTTGACCAATCAACCCATAATTATGATCAGCGTTTGGTAGTATTTACAAAGCTAACCACCCAATCATAG
- a CDS encoding ammonium transporter, with protein MSVLSVLLQTQTPPAPKIDSGDTAWIIVATALVMLMTPALGFFYGGLVRKKNVLSTIMHSFFSLGVISVVWVLWGYSLAFGPSSIKTDAGSFLGSLNWFGLNGVTGIDTNYAPTIPHLLFMMFQMMFAVITPALITGAFAERKRFKAFTLFLILWLTIVYVPICHWVWGGEDGTLGWIRQLGALDFAGGTVVHINSGIAALVAALVLGKRLGYGKEQMEAHDVPMVVLGAGLLWFGWFGFNAGSALTAGDLAVNAFVVTHLAAAMGAITWTTLSWIRQGAPSVLGAAAGAVAGLVAITPASGFVDSRGALVIGFGAGAICYFGVVLKSKLGFDDALDVFAVHGMGGIWGALATGLFATKAVNTAGADGLFYGGGIDQLGKQAIGVGVTVLWSGVMTFVILKVLDLVIGLRVESQEELSGLDSALHGESAYEL; from the coding sequence ATGAGTGTATTATCGGTTCTACTACAAACACAAACACCGCCTGCCCCCAAAATTGATTCTGGGGATACTGCCTGGATAATTGTGGCAACGGCTCTAGTAATGCTTATGACACCTGCTTTGGGCTTCTTCTATGGTGGTTTGGTTCGCAAAAAGAACGTGCTCTCCACCATTATGCATAGTTTCTTCAGCCTTGGCGTAATAAGCGTGGTATGGGTACTCTGGGGTTACTCATTGGCTTTCGGTCCTAGCTCGATTAAAACTGATGCCGGAAGTTTTCTTGGTAGCTTGAATTGGTTCGGTCTTAATGGTGTAACCGGGATTGACACCAACTATGCTCCCACAATCCCCCATCTCTTATTCATGATGTTCCAGATGATGTTTGCAGTTATTACTCCCGCTCTAATTACGGGCGCTTTTGCCGAACGCAAACGTTTCAAGGCATTTACTCTGTTCCTTATTCTTTGGCTCACTATTGTATATGTACCGATTTGCCACTGGGTTTGGGGCGGCGAAGATGGTACTCTCGGCTGGATTCGCCAATTGGGCGCTCTCGACTTTGCCGGTGGTACTGTTGTACACATCAACTCCGGTATTGCGGCTCTGGTTGCGGCTCTGGTTCTTGGTAAACGCCTTGGTTATGGCAAAGAGCAGATGGAAGCTCACGACGTTCCGATGGTGGTTCTTGGTGCTGGCTTACTCTGGTTCGGTTGGTTCGGTTTCAATGCCGGTAGTGCCTTAACCGCCGGTGACCTTGCCGTAAACGCCTTTGTAGTTACTCACTTGGCTGCGGCAATGGGCGCTATCACTTGGACTACCCTTAGCTGGATCCGCCAGGGTGCGCCTAGCGTATTGGGTGCGGCGGCTGGTGCAGTAGCCGGTTTGGTTGCTATCACTCCTGCCAGTGGTTTCGTAGACTCTCGTGGCGCTCTGGTAATCGGTTTCGGCGCAGGTGCAATCTGCTACTTCGGCGTAGTGCTAAAGAGCAAGCTCGGCTTCGATGATGCATTAGATGTTTTCGCAGTACACGGTATGGGCGGTATCTGGGGTGCACTTGCTACTGGCTTGTTCGCCACTAAAGCGGTTAATACCGCAGGCGCTGATGGTCTGTTCTACGGTGGCGGTATCGATCAGCTTGGAAAACAGGCGATCGGTGTAGGTGTCACGGTTTTATGGAGTGGTGTTATGACCTTCGTAATTCTCAAGGTGTTGGATCTGGTAATTGGTCTCCGGGTAGAATCACAGGAAGAACTTTCCGGTCTCGACTCTGCTTTACACGGTGAAAGCGCCTACGAACTCTAG
- a CDS encoding MFS transporter translates to MPTKTTQAGKLDSPYPNPTLKLEEAGNTPLAPDSNQFKKLLKAVPAYFARGAAALHHRNYRLFFFGQLVSLIGTWMQNLAQGWLVLKITNDPLALGLVTALQFLPVMFLTLFGGIIADRLPKRRTLLFTQTSAMSLAFILATLVSFNIVQLWEIYVLATMLGLVNAVDMPVRQSFVSEMVGKEELMNAVALNSSIFNAARVVGPAVAGLLIGWIGIAPAFWLNGFSFVAVLTGLFLMRDAELFGGIGKKPTGKIFVHLKEGLGYTLHTPAVNIIMILVGIVGLLGVNFNVWIPVLANNYLKVGAEGYGILMSGIGVGALGRALTLAMAGKKPKHMTLVKGACFFSLFGFGVAISPFFWVSVALMVGLGASMSNVMASANTLVQMITPDNLRGRVMSVYMLVFAGTTPIGGLLAGWLASVGGTPFSMGICMVLSFMSVPIAWILMNRNRESLESL, encoded by the coding sequence ATGCCTACCAAAACCACACAAGCTGGGAAACTCGACTCACCCTATCCAAATCCTACACTAAAGCTTGAAGAGGCTGGTAATACACCACTTGCGCCAGATAGCAATCAATTTAAAAAGCTGCTAAAAGCTGTTCCGGCTTATTTTGCCAGAGGCGCGGCTGCGCTACACCACCGGAATTATCGCTTGTTCTTTTTCGGTCAGTTAGTCTCCTTGATCGGAACTTGGATGCAAAATTTGGCGCAGGGTTGGCTGGTACTGAAAATTACCAACGACCCACTGGCATTGGGGTTGGTAACAGCACTCCAATTTTTGCCAGTAATGTTTCTCACGTTGTTTGGCGGAATTATCGCAGATCGCCTACCAAAACGTCGTACCCTGCTGTTCACCCAAACTTCGGCAATGTCTTTGGCTTTTATATTGGCAACTCTAGTCAGTTTTAATATTGTTCAACTCTGGGAAATTTATGTATTGGCTACAATGCTAGGGCTGGTTAATGCCGTGGATATGCCGGTGAGACAATCGTTTGTCTCTGAAATGGTTGGCAAAGAAGAATTGATGAATGCGGTTGCGCTAAACTCTTCAATCTTTAATGCAGCAAGAGTAGTTGGTCCGGCGGTAGCAGGGCTATTAATCGGATGGATCGGTATTGCGCCGGCATTCTGGTTAAATGGATTTAGTTTCGTGGCAGTTTTAACCGGATTATTTTTGATGAGAGACGCTGAATTGTTTGGAGGAATCGGCAAAAAGCCTACCGGGAAAATTTTCGTGCATTTGAAAGAAGGTTTAGGATATACCCTCCACACCCCCGCAGTTAATATAATCATGATATTGGTCGGAATAGTAGGCTTGCTTGGGGTTAACTTCAATGTATGGATACCCGTTCTCGCAAATAATTATCTGAAAGTTGGTGCAGAAGGCTACGGAATATTGATGTCTGGCATCGGTGTTGGCGCATTAGGCAGAGCGCTCACGCTGGCAATGGCAGGCAAAAAACCTAAACATATGACACTGGTTAAAGGAGCTTGTTTCTTTAGTTTGTTTGGATTTGGAGTAGCTATATCACCGTTCTTCTGGGTTTCGGTAGCGCTAATGGTGGGTTTAGGAGCCTCAATGAGCAACGTTATGGCTTCCGCAAATACCCTTGTTCAAATGATTACCCCCGATAACTTGCGTGGAAGGGTAATGAGCGTTTATATGCTTGTGTTTGCAGGCACAACCCCAATTGGCGGTTTACTGGCAGGGTGGCTGGCTTCAGTCGGTGGCACACCTTTTTCTATGGGCATTTGTATGGTATTAAGCTTTATGTCTGTACCGATAGCCTGGATACTAATGAACAGAAATCGTGAATCATTGGAAAGTTTGTAG
- a CDS encoding MarR family winged helix-turn-helix transcriptional regulator, producing the protein MSKTNTDNIMEIATALLDLLPNLLYRLGQIQEQELNQKDDSTWQDVSELRTTTGQLRLMRVLVRQETCKMQELAELLGVTPSTVTSMVKRLVLQGYIERTRDDSDWRSVWVRPTERGQRALLVFDAARYVTLQRRLEQLTPQELENIVAVLPVFQKISE; encoded by the coding sequence ATGTCTAAGACCAATACTGACAATATCATGGAAATCGCCACCGCGCTCCTAGACCTTCTACCCAACTTACTCTACCGTTTAGGTCAAATACAAGAACAAGAATTAAACCAAAAAGACGATTCTACCTGGCAAGATGTATCCGAACTGAGAACTACAACAGGACAATTGCGGTTAATGCGTGTGCTGGTGCGACAAGAAACATGCAAAATGCAGGAACTGGCAGAATTATTGGGTGTTACTCCCTCGACTGTTACCTCAATGGTCAAGCGGTTGGTGCTACAGGGTTATATTGAACGAACTCGGGATGATAGCGATTGGCGTAGCGTTTGGGTGAGACCAACCGAACGCGGACAGCGGGCGTTACTGGTTTTTGATGCTGCGCGCTATGTGACATTACAAAGACGCCTTGAGCAGTTAACCCCGCAAGAGCTTGAAAATATCGTTGCGGTGCTGCCGGTCTTTCAAAAAATATCGGAATAA
- a CDS encoding formylglycine-generating enzyme family protein, translating to MQNTDPNYDESNWLGKRIQEYSAKANLNNTVLARLVGMKDTKSVSGWIHGKYAPDEKNTYKLIGLFMSRKVITTLVEAEELWQLAADQNNYKGYKERFEAEQIQYEEAKTEPTPIGKSESTAISKVTDAPLLVLPENEIDQIQSVESDAQANRVLAEIEPEETTLLREEEPEANSSLSLRLEPSPKPVPRRQGGFFIQRWNATSIAITGSIIFVAATLGILALVLSPGITPISSFTPTIVDNMAFIPEGNFIQGSTLEELQKFDALCLKVPKPDCMLDFFTDELVADPKPGLPHRQVYLSAFYIDIYEVTNAQFERFVKETNYFTTAEKTGQSGVFNNNTNQYAIVNWANWNMPGGPGTTSISQPRYPVVHVSFEDAQNFCAWDKKRLPTDAEWEKAARGPSGNLYPWGNDWNPDAGNWVEILSNGDTQVRGLEEVGKFPVGKSYYGLYDMLGNVSEWIADEYNPDFYRTAPTRNPFNAPQDTQKVQHSKRGGGWATRPGYLHAAWRIDRPDTTNDTLGFRCARNP from the coding sequence ATGCAAAATACTGATCCTAATTACGATGAATCGAACTGGCTTGGCAAACGTATACAGGAATATAGCGCGAAAGCAAATCTAAATAATACCGTTCTAGCGCGATTGGTTGGCATGAAAGATACCAAATCCGTAAGCGGATGGATTCATGGCAAATACGCGCCGGACGAAAAAAATACGTATAAATTGATCGGCTTATTTATGAGTCGCAAGGTCATTACAACCCTAGTAGAAGCAGAGGAACTCTGGCAATTAGCCGCGGATCAGAATAACTATAAAGGCTACAAAGAACGATTTGAAGCAGAGCAAATACAATATGAAGAAGCAAAAACGGAACCTACGCCAATTGGAAAATCTGAGTCCACAGCCATAAGCAAAGTGACTGATGCGCCTCTTTTAGTTTTACCTGAGAATGAAATCGACCAAATCCAATCAGTGGAATCCGACGCTCAAGCGAATAGGGTTCTAGCAGAAATAGAGCCAGAAGAAACCACGCTGTTACGTGAGGAAGAACCGGAAGCAAACAGTTCTTTATCGCTACGTCTCGAACCGAGTCCAAAGCCTGTGCCGCGCCGTCAAGGTGGGTTTTTTATCCAGCGGTGGAATGCTACATCAATTGCAATTACCGGCTCAATTATTTTTGTGGCAGCCACTTTGGGAATACTGGCATTGGTTTTATCACCCGGTATTACCCCAATTAGTTCATTCACGCCTACTATTGTTGATAATATGGCGTTTATCCCGGAAGGTAACTTTATACAGGGCAGTACCCTTGAAGAATTGCAGAAATTTGACGCTCTTTGCTTGAAAGTACCCAAACCAGATTGCATGCTAGATTTTTTCACCGACGAATTGGTAGCTGATCCAAAACCGGGCTTGCCACATCGACAAGTTTATTTAAGCGCCTTTTATATCGACATTTACGAGGTTACAAATGCTCAGTTTGAGCGTTTTGTAAAAGAAACCAACTATTTTACTACCGCCGAAAAAACTGGGCAGAGCGGGGTATTTAACAACAATACCAACCAGTACGCAATTGTCAATTGGGCTAATTGGAACATGCCGGGTGGACCGGGCACAACCTCAATTTCACAGCCACGCTATCCGGTAGTACATGTCTCTTTTGAAGATGCCCAAAACTTTTGTGCGTGGGATAAAAAAAGATTACCAACCGATGCAGAATGGGAAAAAGCTGCTCGTGGTCCATCCGGCAACCTGTACCCGTGGGGCAACGACTGGAATCCCGATGCTGGAAATTGGGTGGAAATCCTATCCAATGGAGATACCCAAGTAAGAGGGCTGGAAGAAGTCGGCAAATTCCCGGTGGGTAAAAGCTACTACGGGCTTTACGATATGCTTGGCAATGTTTCAGAGTGGATAGCCGATGAGTATAATCCCGATTTCTACCGGACTGCACCAACTCGAAACCCATTTAATGCACCCCAAGATACTCAGAAAGTCCAGCATTCTAAACGAGGGGGAGGCTGGGCAACTCGCCCCGGTTATCTCCACGCCGCATGGCGCATTGACCGCCCCGATACCACCAATGATACTTTAGGTTTCCGTTGCGCCAGAAATCCTTAA
- a CDS encoding isocitrate lyase/PEP mutase family protein, whose amino-acid sequence MRASTMLRKMMSEEGIIVAPGAYDGISARLIERAGFKAIYMTGAGTSASLLGNPDLGLTTQTEMANHAANIAECVSVPVIADADTGYGNPLNVVRTVRLYERSGVAALHLEDQTFPKRCGHVSGKQVIPKEEFAQKIRAAAEYRTDPDLVIIARTDARAINGFDDAIERANYYHEAGADMIFVESPINVEEMALIPKLVKAPVMMNLPTGGRTPMIPYPQLQEMGYKLVIYPTTALYAAIFAIEQRLQILKETGNDEYEQKLELTNDIFEKMRMSWWLNVDKNFSREETPN is encoded by the coding sequence ATGCGCGCATCAACCATGCTCAGAAAAATGATGAGCGAAGAAGGTATTATCGTTGCGCCGGGCGCTTACGATGGAATTTCGGCGCGGCTTATTGAACGAGCCGGATTCAAAGCAATTTATATGACGGGAGCAGGAACATCTGCCAGCCTGTTGGGCAATCCCGATTTGGGTCTTACCACCCAAACGGAAATGGCAAACCACGCAGCTAATATTGCAGAGTGTGTTTCGGTTCCGGTGATTGCCGATGCTGATACTGGATACGGCAACCCTCTAAATGTGGTGCGCACCGTCCGGTTATATGAACGTAGCGGAGTGGCGGCGCTGCATCTAGAAGATCAAACTTTCCCCAAGCGTTGTGGGCATGTGAGCGGCAAGCAGGTTATACCCAAAGAGGAATTTGCCCAGAAAATCCGGGCAGCAGCAGAATACCGCACCGACCCCGATCTAGTAATCATTGCACGTACCGATGCTAGAGCAATAAACGGTTTCGATGATGCTATCGAACGCGCTAATTATTACCATGAAGCAGGGGCGGATATGATTTTCGTGGAGTCACCTATCAACGTTGAAGAAATGGCGCTTATTCCCAAACTGGTTAAAGCTCCGGTCATGATGAATTTACCCACCGGGGGCAGAACGCCAATGATACCTTACCCACAATTACAAGAGATGGGTTATAAGTTGGTTATTTATCCAACTACGGCTCTTTACGCTGCTATATTTGCGATTGAACAACGCTTGCAAATACTCAAGGAGACCGGAAACGATGAGTATGAACAAAAACTAGAGCTAACCAACGACATCTTTGAAAAGATGAGGATGAGTTGGTGGCTTAACGTGGACAAAAATTTCAGTCGAGAAGAAACTCCAAACTAA